CGATTCGACTGGCTACCTACTTGTATCATGGTTACGTCAAAAAACGAAAATTTTGAGGTATTTTTGGACATACGTATACTAGGAAAACATTTGGAGTTTTTCATTAAAGTTTTGAGATTGTGATAcaaaaatacaatacaataagatatcaaatgtatgtagattttttttcctAAAGAGAGTTACAGATTTGCAACTTGTGCTCATGTAAATGTAATTCTTTTACTTGTAAAACGATTCAAcgttgttggggtttttttcccaTTACATGATCTATAAATCGAAAATAGATAGAAAAAATACATGGGGATAGAATAACAATGGTAATTGTTGCCGGATGACCAGGAGCTGATTCAACAGAGGATAAATTGACCTTAGGGCCAGATGAACCGACATATCTTTGTACCGTCATGTGCCACTGTGCAAGTTTAGTACTGGCGATTATTATTTCGGATATAGGGGTCGACATTAGGAATGTCTCCATCGTTTGGGTGGCAATTGTAGCAGAATCTGAGGTATCGCCTTCAATTGTTACCGGGCTGTGGAACAGTGACCACATATGTACGATATGTCATGTATGTTTGCAAACTCCGCAGGAACGCGATAACATTTGTTGACTTTGACTTTGTGGAAAATAGATCAAAGTTTGTTTACTGTAAACTTAATGTAGCACCACTTATTAGCGACTACTACAACTACGTATCTTGGGCGAGCCTTTTTCTTCTCATTTcgctcttctttttttttcgaaGAATGAAAACATTAGATTTGAAGTCCGTCACTCAGTAATAAGCGTATTCCGAAGATCTATACTTAGTCTACATTTATTTAGTATACAacaattttgtatatatttttttcacgAATAATACTTCATATATCACGATTTAAAAGGTACTTTCATCAGAAAATAAGTAATATATATGCCAATTGCACTTAACCGTTACATCCTGACTTACATAATATTGATACTATTATTCAACtttataaaaagttttaaaCTGGGGATTATCCTTAGACCACATAAAAGAATGCGTGTATTCACAGGAAATAACTAGTCACTTTCCATCTCTATAAAAGAAACTCAGCAAATGTTATATTTTCAAACACAGTTCCACAGCAGAATGAATGCAGGTCTAGTAACCACTACTACCAATACCTCCAACATAACCATAGAACCCAGAATCTGGGAATCAGCCGTCCCACCAGCCTTACAGTTTGTTTTAGGAGTTGCCGGCAACTTAATTGCCCTGATAGCGCTGGTAACGTCCAGAAAGAGACACAAATGGAAACCGTTTTACAGATTGGTCGCTGGTTTGGCTCTGACGGACGGGGGAGGAATCCTTCTGGTCTATCCCACAGTGATGATCAGATATGCTTCAGACTTCACTTATGAATTTTCGAAACCTCTCTGTCACTACAGTTcgtttgtatttacatttatgttGATATCTTCAGCAATGATTGTTTGTGCTATGTCATTCGATCGTTTCATAGCTATCTTGTATCCTttcaaatacaattttattGGGAAGAAACATCGAGCTAACTTAACGCTAGTTGTCATCTGGCTCCTTGGGACTTTGATTTCCAGCTTACATTTGATGGGACTTGGTTCCAGTTTTAAATACTACCCAGGTTCCTGGTGTTTCCTGAATTTCAATGGGATTTCGATCTTAGACAGAGTGAATTCCTACATCTATTCCCTATTCGGATTGCTTATTCTGTGCACAATCTTTTCCTTTAATATACTTGTTATTGTATCCTTGTGCAGAAACTTGCGAAgagataaaattattttaaagagTCACAGAAGGAAAAGCGACATCTTCAACGTGTGTTTATTGTTGGTGATTGTTAGTGTTTTCACAGTCTGCTGGACTCCACTCATGGTAAACTCTTCTCATTTGTAAATTACTGAATAGGAATTCCGATATACCATATTTCTGATGATATTTACTTAGGTGTCAAGTTGTGTATAATACCATACGTGTctttttatcgattttcagttCACAATACTTGGTCATGCTGCTTTGTGGATCAGCGGCAATGGATCTAGAGAGTTGTTGGTGGTACGGTTTGGAATCACAAATTCAATCATTGACCCCTGGATTTACATCCTCCTGAGAAAGGAAAATTTGATACCACTACAGATGCGATTCATAGGTCTGTGGAAACAGATTAAGTTTGCAACGGACAATGGTGGTCAGAACGTCACACCTTCGTCTGATTCCCGCGAAAAGAGTTTCGATAACACTCTGTCGTCTGGTAAAACACTCTCTTCAGACGATCTGTTGACTTTGAACGGGAATAAAAACGTAGATTTCATTCACTTTAAATTACTCTCCACAACACGTTGTTGAGGTTTGAAAGCGTTTTAACTGCATCAGAGGAAGAATGGTTATTGTGAAGTTTAATCTGAAAACTTCATTTACGCTTTTTCAGCGCCATATATATTGGAGACGCAATGTCAATTACGGAATCTAAGGTTCGTTATAAATACTAGTGCTAACCGTTGTTTTTATCTAAATACTTGTCatatttattcatgtattcAAATACTCGTACACGACATTCAAATCCAAATGTTAGTACAGTTTGGTTCCTGTGCGATACCTGTGAGATTTTCTTCCGGAATCAAGGACACATGTGCTCTAAAACTTTCTTTAGgtgaaagtttacaaaaatattcTACCATCGTAAACCCCTAGCTCGTAGGTGAAAAAGTGGagaaaacaaacaatgatcattttcatatctcctataaggatttcaaattagagagttgagcaaacacggagccctggatatacgAGAAGTAGGATCTGGTGCCAaggacgagtaagcatccctgttgaccaaatggggcagtccttcgtatgagacctcacaaaccaaggccccgtggcACAcgaggtgtggcacgataaagatcccttcctccTCAAAGACCGTAGgtgcagagcataggcctacattttgtaGCCGTTCACcggcaattgtgacgtctctatatgaatgaaaaattcccgagtgggacgttaaacaatatgtaaaacttatacggtaccaattttgatgcaccagatgcgcatttcgacaaataatgtctcttcagtgatgctcaaccgaaatgtttgaaatccgaaataactatgaagttttagatctaaatatagccaaaaacagcgtgccaaacaagtggagccaaattcgtccaaggataagagctatgcatgagggagataatccttaattttgaaatgaatttctaaattttataacagcaattaaatatacatccatattttcaagctagtaacgaagtacttagctactgggctgtagagaccctcgggaactaacagtccaccagcagaggcctcgacccaggggtcataatgtaaaatttatacggtaccaattttgatgcaccagatgcgcatttcgacaaataatgtctcttcagtgatgctcaaccgaaatgtttgaaatccgaaataactatgaagttttagatctaaatatagccaaaaacagcgtgccaaacaagtggagccaaattcgtccaaggataagagctatgcatgagggaaataatccttaattttgaaatgaatttctaaattttataacagcaattaaatatacatccgtattttcaagctagtaacgaagtacttagctaaatcaatcaatcaagatGAAAGATATCTCGTAAAGTGTATTGCACAATCCTCATTTAATCATTTTTGCTGAAGACATGCGCTCATCAGACACCGAACGCACGCTTTTTGGGAGACATTGGGAACCAAAGCCGTATGATTTCCGTGGGAGACTTGCAAAGATCTCCACAGCCCAGATTCTGCCGTCTTCTCCCCGAAAATGGATCGATGACCgtataaatgtaaacataaaagcCGTAACCAATAGCTTCTTCCGATGACCAAACCTCGTACACAACTTTATTGCATTTCGTCCGTGGCAAATGTAAATAAGGTTTTACCTCGGTACATTTTTCTGTATATAATTAATTTGTCCTCTAGTGGTATGTAGAATATTCGTTTAGAATGTACAGTACGTGATTGTTAATCGCGCTAGATCGTCTGTTAGGTGTTCTTCTGTTCAGAAAAATTTCATCAccttaaactacatgtatttacgttCACGGTATGTTTTTATTCAATTCATTGCTCATCAACAACGAAGGTGCTTGTGTTTCAGCTTTGGTAGATCCGGTTTGAGTGCCGGCTGTTTGTGCATGAATATATACATTCCACGAACTACTTAATGTCTTAAAAGCAGTGTGCAGTGACATGTAAATCAGCTTGCAATTCAATAAAGAAAAACCAAATTCCGTTGTTGTTATCATGGTTTATTTCATACGTTAAGAGATTGTCCTTCTTCGACTATTTCTCTTCACCATCGTTCGAATAaggaaatcattaccaaatatggaaacAAGTCAGGTGATTTTCAGCTGTTGTGTTTAAATGAATTTCAGGTCAGTTTTATCTCTGTTTAACGTACTTGAATGTATTTATACAGAAATACagaaatatatacagtatatacatgaattaaaaaaattctttctttggtttgttaaaaAACGGAAAATGAAGATtgcaaacattgcagaaaaaatgcataacccGCTTACGACAGTTATGAATTTTTCTGCAATATTTGCGACCTTCATATCCCGTTTAATTGAGAAAACAAAGTAAGCATTTATAACGCAAGTAATTTCAGACTGGACGCACTGACACACCTTCAGAGCATTTGGGTTATATCATGAGATTTCCATTTGAAAGATGCGTTATTTCGAATTCAAAGAATACAGGTCCCGAAGTGCAATGGAAGTTTGAGAGGAAATAATAATTGTAGCAGGATTTTTCTTGTAAAATAGCTATCTATGACGCACTTCCACAGCTCTGTTACTACATGAATAGATGTGTCGTTCTATCATGATGAGTATGATCAGATGGATAACGTATCGTGGAAACTATTGCTTACCAAGATAAGACTTTCCCTCAATCTATTTCTGTTTGTTTCATAAATCCAGATAATTAATGCATGGAGAATCCTAAATTCAACAGGGGAGAAAGTTCGTTCTAGTATATTAAATTAGTAGATTATAATACGTGGGTTTTCCTagtaatgttttcatttttgttacGCGTTTTTCGAATGAAATTGAATGAGCCCTTTGTGAAATTTATCGTCGTTGCGGAGATTGCTCACAGTTAACTTCCTTTTTTTCGTAACCACACATCAGTGATCGAATTTTTAGTCGGGAAGAATGCCCCTGATACTGAACGTAATTTCTGTtttattatgcataaaaatgttgaaatacaAGAATTCATTTCACAGAATTGAAATGCCTAAAAACATTTTCAAGGCATCTCGACATTGGGAAAAGTTGTATAcacttcattatttttttttaattatttgtgcACATACCAGTACATCAGCTATACATTAATATTATATCCAGAGAAAAacgaaagaaagaaagaaagaaagaataagcTGAAGGTATGTAGGAtttgagagaaagagagagagagagaaagagagaaaagtTAAGAAAACAGAAGGTTCCATCGATTCCATTGGGGATCAAACATTTGTGATAGTGCAGCACGCATGCTCAAGGACTTCTCAGTACATCTTGctgtgtatatatagtatagtGTTTTGTAAAACCaagaataaaagattttttgtAATAGCTATCTGTAAATCAGTCTTATCTTCCAGAAAATGCTCAAATTTTGCTAGGAATAATTGGaataataatgtaaataaaatcacattcccacagaatatgttgtattgtttgctcttcagaatgacaatGATTGCAGTACTTtgagtcatttttttttattttgaataaaaaagagtTTGTAGCTAAGATATGGTTtataattctgtattgaaaccaatGGATTTTGCTAtcttttgtcactctgaaggGTATTTTATGAATTCTTTTCCATTCTTTAGTGTAAACTTCTAAAAGCTCACTCCAGTTTGTTTTGCCTGATTTGATTGaggtattttgatttataatttcataaaaaagttttgatttgttgcatttcaactctgtatatatatttgacataatCAATGGATTTGTGAGCTTTTTGATAGTTTTATCACATCCACAATTTTTCACCCAAGCCTTAACAGCATGAATAATGCTATCatattctaaaaaattaatCTTTGTATTTGGATAAGTATTGCAAAACGATTCAAAACCAAGAAATGAACCATCCTCATTGATTATATCATTAAGTTGTCTGATGCCGctgtcaaacatttgtttattatgtaaaacttatacggttttccaccaatatgaatatttgggTTATAAAATAGAGGTGCCTCAGCAACAACATCAGACTTTTTACTAGGGTTATGCAATGTAAGCCATGATTTAAATACATCTatctaaaatttatttttcaatgttttcaagaaTATTGTAATGTATTCAATTCCACAGTTTATTAATTTGCTAAAGTCCAACTTTGGTATAAAATGTTCCATCCTtctatttgaaaacatgagatatctTATCCAAAACAATTTCATAGATGTTATGAATGCCATTAGGTTTACCATTTTTAAACCcccatcttcatattttttaacaatGACCTCCTTTCTGACCCTATGTGTTTTATTATtccatataaacaataaaaatatcttttctAATTCCTTAAGGTAGAGTTCAGAATGATTTGGGATTGACATTAAAATATGGTTTAGTAATGGTAAAATCAATGTCTTAATAACTGTAATTTTCCCTGTGGGAGTTAAAAACCATTTCTCCCATTGTTTGATTATAGATTTAATCTGTACTAATTTTGGTTCATAGTTTAATTGTTGTATCTTATCTAATTTCATATGTCAAAATGTATTCCTAACAAAGTAAATCTGGTGGTACCCCACCTAATCCTGTAATTTGGCAGCAAAGTTTCATTACTATATATTTTAGAACCTAACCATATTACATGAgttttttcataattgatatgtagtccagatatttctgaaaaattatctaaagttttaaaagtttctgCGAGAGATTCTTCACTGCCATCAAGGATAAGTTAGGTATCATCAGCCAATTGTGAGATCTTTTTTTCTACATTATTTATAGTAATGCCTTTGATATTCTTATTCATTCTAATTTGGATTGCTAATATTTCTgcacatatcaaaaatatatatggtgATAATGGATCCCCTTGTCTGTAACCTCTCTGAATAATGATTCTGTCAAAGAGATTACCACCTTGATTGATTGCAGATGTAATGTCTGTATCAAATATTGATATCCAATTCCTAATCGAAGggccaaaattaaaaagttttagcGCTTTTTGTATAAATGTCCATGAAAGAGTATCTAAGGCTTTATCAAAACCAATAAGTAGTAATAATCCAggtatattttcttcttcagtgtagtgcattatatcataaataagcCTGGTattttttccaatatatatGTTGGGGATGAAACCTGTTTGATcttgattaaatattttgtcTAAGTATCTTTTCATTCTATTCGCAATACAGCCCGATGCAATTTTATACACagtatttaacaaagtaattggtCTCCAATTCTTCAAATATTGTCTCGGCTTGTCACCTTGTAACAGTGTAATAATACCATGTCTTTGTGTAACAGAAAGACTGTTATTTTTGTACCCATAATTAATAGACCTAACTACAAAAAGACCAATATActtccaaaacattttgaagaattcagCAGAAAAACTATCAGGCCCTGGGGATTTATTcgatttcattttgtaaagggtATTGGAGGCTTCCTCAATGGTAATGTTACCTAATGATAGCTTGCATTTGAAGATAAAATCTTTCTGGTGTGATtgataccaattgttagaccgttctttacttaatcattttgactacggaatacTCTGATTACCCGATGATAGGGTTCCTggccggtgtgaccggttaaccggatgcttacccctcctagtcTAGTGGGGAACCGGGTAAGAATAGATCCGCAGCACCCTTTgcgtgtcgtaagaggcgactaaatggggcgttgtttcggatgagaccgtaaaaaccgaggtccaatgtcacagtaggtgttccacaataaagatatctccctcctcaaaggccgtaaacgccgagcataggccttatTGTAGCCCAGATATCACATGATAGGCAAGAGATATATCTAAAGgtgaaataattcaaaaaaaagGTGTCATGACGCAAAAGAAATGCAGAATGGCGCAAAGCAGAGGCGTAAGAACGCGAATAACGTGAATCAAAGGCGTAGTAACGCAAAACAAAAGCGTAGTGATACGAAAGAAAGACGCAAATGTGAGGTTCAAAAGGTGTAATGCAAATCAAAAGCGTAATATACGCAAATTAAAGGCGGTATAACTTCAAAGGTGtaataaattaaatcaaaagCTAAATGACGTGGCgttttaaagaggttcgcattATTACACCATCGTTGTATATTAAATGACCCAATGATCTGAAATAAGGAATTTAACACATCAGAAAATAAACGTACCAAATCATATGATAGTTACCGGTGATAAGCGATCGCTCAAATTGGCGTAGAGCGAGGCGCCAGGGGCTTCTTCCGACGGTGCGAGAGATATTTGCGTCTCACTGGACAGCTACCGCCCGTCTTCTCAAAACCTCCAAGACATTAATGACGCCAGAAAAACAGCTGTCATCAATAATGAGCTCCAGAGATTAAATGTTGACATTGCCACTGCAGGAAACACGGTATGCCGATGCAGGCACATCGAATGAGAAGTACTACACATTCCTCTGGCAAGGGAAGAGCTCTGATGAGTCAAGAGAACATGGAGTGGACTTTGCAGTAAAGAACAACTTGCTGAACATGATTGAATCAGGCAGGAATGGCTCTGGGCGACTCCTGACTTTCCGCCTTAACACCGCCGAAGGCCCCATCACCCTTGTCAGTGCGTATGCCCCGACGCTATCCGCCTCTTCAGATACCAAGGATGAGTTCTATGAGAACCTTGCATCCATCATCAGCAACACCGCCAGCACCGAACGACGCTCTATCCAATATGATTTTTCCAGAAATATGGTGTATTTTATGAGAAAATCGATTTCATATTCACTGATACTGCGTTTGCTCCGCTTCGGAGCCGAGCCCTCGTGATCCACATTGACGAGCCCTCGATTGTGACGTTGTATACAGTGATACTGGCatgaaaataaaggaaatctgaAAACGTGGGCTTATCACTTGTTGCATGATTCTTAGGTAAATCTGTACTTAAAAAGGAGGGCTGATTACTACACTCATAACTAACACAGCGTAACAGAAAGACAAAGAGCGGTAACTCTAATAGTGACAGAAAGACAAAGAGCGGTAATTCTAATAGTGACAGTAAACGTGGTGGGGTTTTTTCTTTCTCTTAGTTTAGACACTATAAAATTGCTTATACGTGTAATGTGGAAGTTTCACATTCAAACATTAATTGAGTTcacgcatttttttttttatgaattgaaTGAAAAGTCACCGCATACAAGTATACAACGTCTTACAATCGAGGGGTCGTCATTGTGGATCAcgagcacaggcacttgtttctgtaaatgacttatgacctctgtatactaataacaacacaaggtaactagcttcaaatgacacagaatggcaccccctgagaatgtcggccttttgagcttccagggaatatgcgatgctaatgtatttactaccgttgtattgtacaatcattcaacttaaaaaccatgtatgacatgactgcattcattgcctcttatcgccgaaaactgcaacaaaaaatggattttccgttttataccacgaagtgctatgtactgataccgcacataatacgtgggcgattttgactggctagtacgctcttctaaaattacgtttggaattctttagagttatttatagaaagagagagcatcagagatgaattaaaaataacaggcaaaaggatgattttaatggtgaccattaaccacaattgatcttattttatataatttagttactaacattaggggggaaatgctacaaaaaataaaggggactccatccccccatatttttttccacagacacctgataactataatccccccttctgattttttttccgGTGACAATGcctccaaaatgtgtggattccttgtctctctcaacctaatttcgattgatgtagttgtttcacgcttttcacaagctttagagattggccttctactggactggtataatatagaatatacttattataaacagtataaggtatttaaggcttacaaaaaagcaagtttacgattacataaatcgaaatgaggatggaatagacggggaatccacacatttcggagaaataatcgccgccccaaaaaatcagaaaggtGGGAGGggggtgtccatacttcagatgcctgtgaatTTTTCTATATCGGGACAGATCCGTAATATTAGGGATGCGGGGAGGGGGTTCGTCGGTGAAGTTGTAAGTTGCACatggcttgtttaaatttcctgacagacaatgataaaaatatgatagTCATGATGAAGACCTTCAGAACCTTAATTAGTGTgtgcatgggggggggggttatagtgTTCGTCAATGCTGTCTCAAATTTTCCCCTCAGGCTGGGAGGGGTCATTCTTTGCTCCAGGgcttcaattcataactttcaagcttacatgcattaatatcttctcattcactactacatagtactatcaaaaatagtgtaggggccattctcgcaatatatcttcatttgcatgcatgaaaataacagttaatgttAAGGGTTGGCCAGTCGTCtccgaaaaacattgatatgtgccTTCAGgggtttcataaaacttcaatgtaacaacaggtacttgccacatcaatacatatcacaaagtcaataacacatcactaaaaaaaactttccttgctctattctgcatacttccaaataatcttttatctgtattttctctgactttccatagatctgcatgaaacatgcaattggcagaaatatttctcatactagttaacgaagttgtatttacagtaagtcataatttcattattatcttcatcagaaatgattccgacacgaaaatatttttaaatctcctCTCGGGAGGTCTTAGCTTCTATCTtctgatgacatgtaaaatcccgaaacgtacgaacagctttgggtttttttgagtaactaaaaatagcgtacaacgtcttcaattcaaaattttgattttgttaacaaagcaatatgttcaagattttttggtaataaacatcgtatcaatttattgtgataataaaacaatgagacttta
This genomic window from Ostrea edulis chromosome 4, xbOstEdul1.1, whole genome shotgun sequence contains:
- the LOC125669232 gene encoding thromboxane A2 receptor-like, producing MLYFQTQFHSRMNAGLVTTTTNTSNITIEPRIWESAVPPALQFVLGVAGNLIALIALVTSRKRHKWKPFYRLVAGLALTDGGGILLVYPTVMIRYASDFTYEFSKPLCHYSSFVFTFMLISSAMIVCAMSFDRFIAILYPFKYNFIGKKHRANLTLVVIWLLGTLISSLHLMGLGSSFKYYPGSWCFLNFNGISILDRVNSYIYSLFGLLILCTIFSFNILVIVSLCRNLRRDKIILKSHRRKSDIFNVCLLLVIVSVFTVCWTPLMFTILGHAALWISGNGSRELLVTCAHQTPNARFLGDIGNQSRMISVGDLQRSPQPRFCRLLPENGSMTETRYADAGTSNEKYYTFLWQGKSSDESREHGVDFAVKNNLLNMIESGRNGSGRLLTFRLNTAEGPITLVSAYAPTLSASSDTKDEFYENLASIISNTASTERRSIQYDFSRNMVYFMRKSISYSLILRLLRFGAEPS